In Alligator mississippiensis isolate rAllMis1 chromosome 9, rAllMis1, whole genome shotgun sequence, the genomic stretch GGGCAACAGAATACAAAAACCTTGGCTCACCTGCAACGCTGCCTGGTCCCCCTCACACACCTTTGAATCCTCAACCACCAGGGAAGGCTCCTTCCCCTGTCCCGCCGGCGGCCGAGCCAGGGTGCCGGCAGAGCTGGGCGGGCCGAAGCTCCACTGGCTCTTCCTGGAGCCGGCCGTGAGAGACACGTCCTGGGAGTAGGAGTGCAGGAAAGCGCGGACGCCGTCGATGCCCGCGAAGTGCGAGACGGGCACCCCGGCCAGGGCGCCGCCGGCCGAGCCCAGCAGCTGCGCCTGCCGCCAGCGGCGCAGCCGCAGGCCCAGCAGCACGATGAGGAAGGCGAGGAAGAGGCACGACACGGCGGCCACGGCCACCACCAGGTACAAGGTGAGGCTGGCCTGCGCCTCGGCCGCCGGCGCCGCCAGGCTGCCCAGGTCGGCCAGCAGCTCGGGGATGCTGTCGGCCACGGCCACCGTGAGCGTGACGCTGGCCGACAGCGGCGGCTGCCCGTTGTCCCGCACGCCCACCACCAGGCGGTGCTTGAGCGCGTCCCTGTCGCCCAGGGCGCGCGCCGTGCGGATCTCGCCCGTGTGCACGCCCAGCGCGAAGAGCCCCGGCTCGCTGGCCTTGAGCAGCTCGTACGACAGCCAGGCGTTCTGCCCCGCGTCCGCGTCCACCGCCACCACCTTGGTCACCAGGTAGCCCGGCTCGGCCGAGCGCGGCGCCAGCTCCACGCCCGTCGAGCCGTCGCGGGGCGCCGCCGGGTACAGGATCTCGGGCCGGTTGTCGTTCTGGTCCAGCACCAGCAGCGTGACCGAGGCGCTGCTGCGCAGCGGCGGCGACCCGCCGTCCCGCGCCTCCACGGCGAAGCGGATCTCGCGCACCTGCTCGTAGTCCAGGGCGCGCAGCGCATGCACCGCGCCGCTCTCCGCCTGCACCGACAGCCACGACGACAGCGGCGCGCCCTGCAGCTCGCCCTCCGCCAGCCAGTACGTCACCCGGGCGTTGTCGCCCCAGTCCGCGTCGGCCGCCCGCGCGCAGAACACCGAGGCGCCGCGGGCGTTGTTCTCGCTCACCCACACGCTGTAGGCCGCCTGGCTGAAGGCCGGCGCGTTGTCGTTCACGTCCGACACCTGCACGGCGATCGTCGTGGCGGACCACAGCGGCGGCGCCCCGCGGTCCCGGGCCGTGACCGTCACGTTGTAATCCGCCACCTGCTCCCGGTCCAGGTCCCTGGCCGTCACCAGGCTGTAGTAGTTGTCCACGGATTTCTGCAGCCGGAAGGGGACGTGGTCCGGGATGGTGCATGTGACGGCGCCGTTCTCTCCGGCGTCCTGGTCCTGCACGATCAAGAGGGCGATCACGGTTCCCGGCGGGGAGTCCTCGGGGACGGAGGTGAGCAGGGAGGTGATCCTGATCTCGGGGACGTTGTCGTTCACGTCGCTGACAGAGATCACGACCTTCGATGTGTCGAAGAGGGTTCCGCCGTCGTGCGCTTGCACCTCCATTTCATAGAATGAGGCCTCCTCGAAGTCTActttttctgcagtttttatATCTCCAGTCCCGGAATCCAGATGAAATATTCGGGACGCCTGCTCTGTGATCTTCTGGAAAGTGTATATAACCTCTCCGTTAACACCTTCGTCCAGATCCGTGGCTTTCACTGTAGCCACCGTGGTCCCGACGGGCACGTTCTCCCGCACGCTCACGCGGTAGAGCGGCTGGCTGAACACGGGCGCGTTGTCATTGGCATCGAGCACCACCACGTGGATCCGCGCCGTGCCGGAGCGGACCGGATCTCCGCCGTC encodes the following:
- the LOC102574276 gene encoding protocadherin gamma-A10 isoform X1 — protein: MRREIQPAQRRPAQLGAQRAQTFTCSGLTLGAGYSLKPADGLTPDTVKSDRPEIIFKQRSEAERQWILHVAMASSGAQGLRRCAGRAVLCCVVLTVCGAAAAGQIRYSIPEEMQKGSFVGNIAQDLGLEAKALSERGVRVISRGRTQYFDLNVKSGHLITAERLDREQLCGRAEKCLLNCEVIVEHDMKMYGVEVEIVDINDNAPSFQTGEMELKVSETTAPGSRFPLRNAQDPDLGINSLQIYQLNSKELFSLNVQTGSDGIKYAELVLEKNLDREEQAAHDLILTATDGGDPVRSGTARIHVVVLDANDNAPVFSQPLYRVSVRENVPVGTTVATVKATDLDEGVNGEVIYTFQKITEQASRIFHLDSGTGDIKTAEKVDFEEASFYEMEVQAHDGGTLFDTSKVVISVSDVNDNVPEIRITSLLTSVPEDSPPGTVIALLIVQDQDAGENGAVTCTIPDHVPFRLQKSVDNYYSLVTARDLDREQVADYNVTVTARDRGAPPLWSATTIAVQVSDVNDNAPAFSQAAYSVWVSENNARGASVFCARAADADWGDNARVTYWLAEGELQGAPLSSWLSVQAESGAVHALRALDYEQVREIRFAVEARDGGSPPLRSSASVTLLVLDQNDNRPEILYPAAPRDGSTGVELAPRSAEPGYLVTKVVAVDADAGQNAWLSYELLKASEPGLFALGVHTGEIRTARALGDRDALKHRLVVGVRDNGQPPLSASVTLTVAVADSIPELLADLGSLAAPAAEAQASLTLYLVVAVAAVSCLFLAFLIVLLGLRLRRWRQAQLLGSAGGALAGVPVSHFAGIDGVRAFLHSYSQDVSLTAGSRKSQWSFGPPSSAGTLARPPAGQGKEPSLVVEDSKVCEGDQAALQQAQPNTDWRFSQAQRPGTSGSQNGEEGGAWPNNQFDTEMLQAMIMASANEAADGNSTLGGGTGTMGLSARYGPQFTLQHVPDYRQNVYIPGSTATLSNSSGKRDAKSSGSSGGNKKKSGKKEKK